The Paenibacillus polymyxa M1 DNA segment GGCAACTGAGAACATCACTGCGTTAAAAGAGGTGAATGTAACAACTCATGTTGGTGAAAAACCTGAACTGCCAAGCGTAGTGGAAGCTACGTATGGAGAAGGCTCCACCAAATGGGTGGCTGTGGAATGGGAGGATATAGACCCTGCACAATATGCTGCTCCAGGTTCGTTTGAATTGAAGGGCAAAGTGGAAGGGACAGAGTTAAAGGCAATGGCCAAGGTGACTGTGATTGAGGCAGGGGCAGTGGCTTCACCGGTAACTCCGATTAGCCCGGAGACTTCAGTAACCCCGCCAACTACGACATCCCCGGTAACATCTGTCTTACCGTCTCGGCTTATCAGCCCAGCTAAATCAGTGGGAGTATCCTGAATAAGAGGCAACAACGCATAGTCATGGCTAATCTTTCCCATCGTCACTTTCTTCCTGCAAAGGGGGAGAGGGGCGATGGGTATCCTTGCATTTGAGGTGCACAGCTGCGAACAAAATGTGAATGGGGGACAAAGTATGAGCAAGATTACATTTTTGGGTGCAGGCAGTACGGTGTTTGCTAAAAATGTGCTTGGCGATTGTATGTTGACACCTGCTTTGCAGGGTTTTGAACTGGCGTTGTTCGATATTGACCCTGTTAGGCTGAAGGATTCGGAAAATATTTTATCCAATTTGAAAAAAACAACGGGGAGTACCTGTGTGATCCGCTCCTACACTGACCGCAAGGAAGCACTGCGTGGAGCGGCCTATGTAGTAAATGCCATCCAGGTGGGCGGTTATGATCCGTGTACGATTACAGATTTTGAGATTCCCAAAAAATACGGACTGCGCCAAACGATTGCTGATACGGTTGGTATTGGCGGTATTTTCCGCAATTTAAGAACGATTCCGGTGATGCTCGATTTTGCGGCAGACATGCGCGAGGTGTGCCCGGATGCACTGTTTCTCAACTATACCAATCCGATGGCTGTGTTGACGAACGTGATGAACGTACACGGTGGTGTCCGTACAGTAGGGCTGTGTCATAGCGTACAGGCGTGTATACCCGAGTTGTTCAAAAGCCTCGGCTTGGAGCGGGAAGGTGTAAAGGCAAAGATCGCAGGCATCAATCATATGGCGTGGCTGCTCAAAGTGAGCAAGGATGGGGTGGATTTGTATCCTGAGATTAAAAAACGGGCTGCCGCCAGGCAGCGGGAAAAGCATCATGATATGGTACGCTTTGAAATGATGCTGAAATTCGGCTATTACATTACGGAATCGTCCGAGCATAACGCAGAGTATCATCCGTATTTTATCAAACGGGCATATCCTGAGCTAATTGAACGCTTCAATATTCCTTTGGATGAATACCCGCGCCGCTGCGTGAGCCAGATTGAACGCTGGGAGACAATGCGTGAGGAACTTTTGGGCGATCAGGATCTGCGCCATGAACGGTCGAATGAATATGCTTCTTATATATTTGAGGCAATCGAAACCAATCAGCCCTTTGCCATTGGCGGGAATGTGATGAATACAGGTTTGATTACCAATCTGCCGAAGGAAGCCTGTGTAGAGGTACCTTGTCTAGTCAATCGTAATGGGGTTACACCGACCTTTGTCGGGGATTTGCCGCCTCAATGTGCTGCACTGAACCGGACGAATATTAATACCCAGCTGTTAACGATTGAAGCTGCAATGACGGGAAAAAAAGAACACATTTACCACGCCGCTATGCTGGACCCGCACACCTCGGCTGAATTATCCATGGATGATATCGTTTCTCTGTGCGACGACCTGATTGCAGCGCACGGGACGTGGCTTCCAGCTTATGTGTAAGGGAGGCAGATGAATGGGGGGCAGGGGGCGCCAAAAGTTCGCCGGGATTCCTGCTTTGTGAGAAAAAAGTAACGTTTGATTTTTAGTCTGTTATGATTTATGATGTAAGAAATATTGGATGATGCTAGAACAATCCATAGGATATGAACTGATATTTACATAGTTTTTGCGCGTGAAGCACACGGGCTGTTTCTTCCTTCATAGGGGAGAGGCAGCCCTTTTTTGTTGAGATTTTGCGGAAGATATAAGTTAAATAAGGAGGCCATTCTATGATTTAGAGGGAGAGGTTTCTCATAGGAAATGATTTTTAGAGTAGTTATATTAGTTATTTTTCTTATAGATTTTGTAATTGGGAAACCCTATAATATATAAGTTGTATCCAGTATTTTCCGAAAGTGGGGATGCGATAAGTTTATAAGTTTATGAGATTAGAGATGATATACATAGTTTGAAAGTTTAAGCAGACAAAGGGGATCGAGAGATGAGTATGAAAAAATGGGTGTTGAGTTTGACCGCAGTCGCGTTGCTATGGGGCGGGACAAGTACGATTCCAACGACGGAGGCGGCAAGTAGCACCAAACCAATTGAAGTCTTATTAAATGCAAAAAAAATACAGTTCCCGGATGCCAAACCTTTTCAAGATGGTAACGATTATGTAATGGTTCCAATCCGGTTTGTATCCGAGGCATTGGGTGCTAAGGTGGGCTGGGAGAAAACAGGCGGCCAATTAGCTGTGTCGATAAAAAATGATGCACATGCCGTTAATATGACAGTGGGGCAAAACACCGCTACCGTGGATGGGCAAACCAAAACGTATGAAACGAAGATTATTTTGAAGCAAAACCGTACTTTTGTACCACTGCGGTTAGTGAGTGAGGGTTTGGGACAGACGGTAGAATGGGATAAGGTCAGCCACTGGGTCTGGATTGGGAAGAAGGAAATCGCTGCGTTAGAGGATACAGGGCATCAGGCAGTGAGTATTGAGCCGTATAAAAAGGCGTTTACAACAAAATCGTATCTTTTAGAAAATGCAGATGGCGAAAAATACAGTAAGGTACTAATTTTTAAATCATCTGACTTACCAGTGAGGCTTCTGCGTGATTTATATTCCATTGAGCCGTATACTAACGACAAAGGCACAACATATATGAAAATGAGGGTTAGAACTACTTCTTCAGCAGGTGGAATTTTTTATATCACAAACAATAATGAAATCAGATATCGCTATCCTGTACTTGATCTAACTAGCAACAATGGAGATGGAACAAAAACGTTGTATTACCCTATTTATTCCTCAAGAGATGAATTGTTTGATAAAGTTAAAAATTATAAATCATTCAAAATAAATGATATTAAATATATTGGGTTTGATGGCTGGTCAGATAAATATATCCCGTTGATGGTGAATTCATGAGAAGGAAATTAGATTGTATGAAGAAGACCAAACACCTTCTGATTGCACTTTTGGTGGGGTTACTGTTATTTTTTCAGTTCCCACCATTCTCTTTTCCTACTAACATGGTGGCGGCAGATACAGAAATCACGCCACTCTCTTATTTTCCAGATAAGAACAATCGTTACTTTGTTGGGATGATGTACTTTGATATGTGGAAGAACACCGCTGGGGAATGGGTAACACAAAAAAAACAACCGAATAAACATATGTATGGGGAAGCTACCTTTACGTACAAATTTCAATTTCCAGGTCGTAAAATTAAAAGTGTCGAAGCGAGTTTATATGAACCTAAAATAAATAAAGAGAATCTTGACTATAAAAAGTATTTCTCAAAATCAAGATCCGATAACTATGAAGATTATCGACGAGCTATCAGTGGTGATTCAACGAGCAATAGTAGCAAAACAAGTAATGAAATTCGTCCCTTTCAAAAACAAGGTATTGGTACCGACACTACAGTTATCCCCGTAACCGTAAATATGCTTCTGGATGCGGAAGAACCTTTAAATATTAAAGACGAGTCTTGCCCTACCTGTGCCAAAGAAGTAGAAGCTTGGCGCATTTACCAGCCCATCCTGTTCAAAATCGAACTAGAGAGCGCACTCATCGTCAAGCATTTTACAACTGACGGAAAGTCACTTAACAACGTATTTAAACCAATAGAAGATGAGCTAAAACCTAATCAACCGTATGATTTCACCCCGCCAACCAATCCGAAATATGAGTATGTGGGTTACAAGAAAAGCACGACAGGTAAACCGCCAAGCGGAGATATTTTGCCGGGGATTGTACCTGGGTTTACCTATGACGGTTCTTTTGAACAGTTTACCGCTTACTTGTATTACAAAGAAGCTCAGGGCTGTCCGAAGCCTGGAGAAAGCCAAGAGGGAGCGCCCTCAAATTGCCAAGATAATGAACAGCCAACGAAAGGTGTTGTCTGCTCCCGTCCCGTTCCAGGTCTGCGCTTGGAAACTGCCGAGTTGGACCCAGTAGTATCTGCCGTGATCAAAGCGGACCAGCGTGGTCGGGAACGATTTGACGTATCCAAAGGTATTCCTACCTCTGAAAGCCTGTACGGTCATGTGCAAGCCAAGAGATACCTTTTTCAACATAAGTTTGTGAACATGACGGGTCAGTGTACATATACGGTGAACGTAAAACGGGAATATCGGTTGACCTGGCGGCCTAAGAAAAAATCTCGCCGGAATGAGACGGTGAAGCGAACTTATACTTACCAAATCGTCCGTCCGTACTCCTATTGGAAAATAGACAATTTGGAGGTATATGGTATCAAAGAGGCTACGCTCCGAAACTATGCGTTACCCAATGAAGCAATCACCCTGCGTCCGCAATCCTATACTCCCCCTTCTTATATTGCGGCGACCCAGGGTAACTTTTATCCGCTCCCTGCACCAGGGACAGTGGATGGAGGTAGTCGTAGCAAAAACGGCGGCAGCAGCAAGCCCAGTGTGCCTGATGATCGCAGTGTACTGAAATCTAAGGCAGAGGAGGCAGTTAAGGAAATCGAAGTGGAGAACGATACTTTGACCTTTGAAAACAAGATCATTATGAATCCAGAGCGCGTCAAGGTAAATGGCCCTAAACCAGGTGTGATTCCCTCTTCCGGAGCAATTGGGGCTGATGTGCTGTACAGTCCGAATCATGTGATTGATAAGCATAAGATGAATAAGCCCAACACGCCCAGCAGTGGTGACATCACTTACGCTATTCTCAAAGGAAATATCAATGGAGGTGCGGATAAAACGTTGCCGATACAGGGGATCAATACAGTGACTGTCCACACTCCCGTAGTGAATCTGTCTACAGTGTCGGATGATGCTGCTCATAATCAGAAAACCCAACCTACGAAGGGACGATCCGCACTTATTTTGGAGCGTCCTTTCCGAGTCACGATTTCGACAGCAGGTCCGCATTTGAATATTCCCGGCTATGGTGATCGGGAGTATGCCAAATATGTACGAACCAAGCAGGTGCGCTTTCCATTCGATGTGTACGACAAAGGAAAGACGCATTTTTATCCGCGAGGTACCTGGATCGACATTCCGGTACTACAGCTGGACACAGACTTTTATTTGCCCGTATGGGTCGATGAAGGCAATTATACAGTCGAGTTCCGCACCATTGCCGAAAATGCACCGGATGGATTCACCGAGCAGCACCATGCCAACACAAATCTCGCTCATCATGTTGCCAATGATGTGGTGAATATTGAGGTCATCGGACGGATGTATGATTTTCATATCACGGATATTGCAGATTACCATTGGGAGCGTGTATTTCGACTGCAAAAAGGAAGCCCACTGCATAGTGGCCTGTCCTATTGGACAGGGCTTGGCAATATTGACGGGTTGCCTAGAGGGAACCCGGAGCCCTTCACATTGCCCATTCGCCCCGGCAGTCATCCATTTGAAGGTTACGCAAATGTGGCGGTCAAGACAGGCTATCATTTCAAGTTTGACCTCAAAACCAAAGGCAATATGTTCAGCGCCCGGGATGGAATTCGCATTACCCCTTCATTTTATTGGGTGAGCAAAAATGGGCGACAGCGGGAAGAGGTAGATCTGTATACACATGCAGGCAGTCAAAAATTTATCCGTGTAGGATCGGCGGAGGACCGGGAGAAGCGATATGTTATTTTGAATGAACGACTACGCAATGTCCCTATGGAGGAAATGCAGAATACAGCAGCCTACCAATATCAACATGGACTGAGTGAAGCAGAGCGGAGTCAGTTAACGCTGGAACGTTATGTGGCGCTGTATGCCCAGCGTATCACACGCAGCAAGACCTGGGTTGGACGCTACGACTGGCTGGTGCTGCCTGCGGCTGTACGTACCTTGATCGGTCCTAAGACAGACCTGCCGGAGGGGGTGGATGCCGATCGTGCGAATGCGGCGATTCAGCGCTGGTATGGCGAGTATAGTCTGCCTGCCGATGTGTACGCGGTCACCAAAGGGACGGATTTACGTAATGTAAGCCGAGAGAGGGAGTTAAACGAACATACAGATCTATTCAAGAAGACAGGCTTTATAGTGGTTCGTTTTAATTTGGAATCGCTCCGTCAGGGGGACACCGAGCATCCACATTTGCAATATATCAATGGCCCGCTTTTGAACCAATGGCAACTGGAAGGATATCGCAGAGAGATAAAGGACCCATACGGACACACCTTTCATTTACAGGATGGGGATATAGTATTTTATCATGCAGACCAGTCTAGTCGGGACGACTTCAATTCCTTTGTCCCTCACTAATTAGGAGATATACCAATTAAGGGTAAACTAAACCTATCCTTGACGATGTTGTACAAGCTTGACAAGCTCCTGTGTAGAGCGCTCGGTCGCTTTCCAGCTTTTTTACCGATGCTCCCTTACTGTGCAGGTGCAATGTGAGCGGATAATTGAAGCCACTCAGCACTAGTATAATCAGTAGAACCAGTAAAGTAAGCAGGGGAAGGAATGGCTTAACGTAAAGTAAACAAAACGAGCAAGCCTGGATTCTCTTTTAGGCTTGCTCGCTTCTTGCATCGACGTTATTGGGCTGGCACGGGAATGGTCATTTCGAGTTCCTTAATGTATGTTTTATCTCCGTTTTTATATTTCCCGTCGGCTCCCTTGCCTTGACCGACAACACTCCAATTAGAGGGATCGACTGTAAATGTATATGGTTTGATCGTCACATATTGGGGTTTGCTGCCTATAGCACTGTACAGCTCATCAATATGATACTTCGTTCTAGGCTTGCTATGATAGAAGCCGACTCTCCGTTGCTGAAGCGTTTTCCCCTGATCATCTACGATGTCATAATACATCATGGATGGAGCGTACTTTCCTGTCTGCTTGGTAGATGCAGGCACTTGACCTTCGCTGTCTAGCACCAGCCGGGTTGTACGGGAGGTAAGATCGAGCTGTTTGACTGTATAACTGAAATCCCCACTCTTTTGGGTTTTATTTGGCTTGATACTCACCATATTACCGTCCTTTTTAACAGGGACTTTAAACTCAAAAGGCTTGCTGATTCTGGTAACTCCTACCTGGATAGTCATTTCAAACTCGTCTGGAAGTGCATCCAACTGATTGTATTCAGCTTCTACGGCGTTCTTTTGAGATACTTTATCTCCGAACATGCCCAAGCTTTTAAATTCCTTTCCATCGATCAGAATTTCAGGCCTCTTGATATAGCCCTTCTTTTGATCTTTCTCAGGAACCATATATTTCTTGAGGTTTTTACTGGCCTTGGCATCTTCTGGGAGGTACAGGCTCATGACTCCCTCAGGTAAATTTTTGCCTTCACGTTCGATGGAAAAGGACAAGCGTGTGCCATCATACAACACATCGCCAAGCTTCAGTGTAACCCCGTCTTGCGTCAGGCTCAGATTGGAAGAAGCGGCTTGTGCGGGTTTCGTGTTACTAGCGGCTGCTGCAATGGGTGACATATATATTGGTATTGCTGCTCCCGTTCCCAATATTGCGAAAGCCGATGTTGTAAGTATTACTCGTTTTAGAAATGCAGATTTTAAGTTTGTCTGTTGCATTAGACACATGTTCCTTTCGTAGAAATTGGTGTTATGTGAAATTCTGTATGAATCATTTGTAATTAGTTATTCAGAGGAATCTTCATTTCGAGTTCCTTGATGTACGTTTTATCACCTCTTTTAAGCTTTCCATCAGCTTCCTTGCCTTCACCAACAATGCTCCAATCAGCCGGCTTGACGGTCAAGGTGAAGGGCTTAATCGTTACGTATTTCGTATTCGGCTTAAGAGCATCATACAGCTCATCCACATGGTATTCTGTCTTAGGCTTGCTGTGAAAATAACCGAATTGGCGCTGCTTAAGCATGTCGCCCTGATCATCTACAATGTCGTAATACATCATTGTTGGCGCATACTCTCCCGTTTGCTCCGGGGAAGCAGGTACTTCACCTTTACTGTCCAACACCAGACGAGTCGTTGCTGAGGTGGATTTCAGCTCCTTCACGGTATAGCTGAAGCTGCC contains these protein-coding regions:
- a CDS encoding alpha-glucosidase/alpha-galactosidase — encoded protein: MSKITFLGAGSTVFAKNVLGDCMLTPALQGFELALFDIDPVRLKDSENILSNLKKTTGSTCVIRSYTDRKEALRGAAYVVNAIQVGGYDPCTITDFEIPKKYGLRQTIADTVGIGGIFRNLRTIPVMLDFAADMREVCPDALFLNYTNPMAVLTNVMNVHGGVRTVGLCHSVQACIPELFKSLGLEREGVKAKIAGINHMAWLLKVSKDGVDLYPEIKKRAAARQREKHHDMVRFEMMLKFGYYITESSEHNAEYHPYFIKRAYPELIERFNIPLDEYPRRCVSQIERWETMREELLGDQDLRHERSNEYASYIFEAIETNQPFAIGGNVMNTGLITNLPKEACVEVPCLVNRNGVTPTFVGDLPPQCAALNRTNINTQLLTIEAAMTGKKEHIYHAAMLDPHTSAELSMDDIVSLCDDLIAAHGTWLPAYV
- a CDS encoding copper amine oxidase N-terminal domain-containing protein — translated: MSMKKWVLSLTAVALLWGGTSTIPTTEAASSTKPIEVLLNAKKIQFPDAKPFQDGNDYVMVPIRFVSEALGAKVGWEKTGGQLAVSIKNDAHAVNMTVGQNTATVDGQTKTYETKIILKQNRTFVPLRLVSEGLGQTVEWDKVSHWVWIGKKEIAALEDTGHQAVSIEPYKKAFTTKSYLLENADGEKYSKVLIFKSSDLPVRLLRDLYSIEPYTNDKGTTYMKMRVRTTSSAGGIFYITNNNEIRYRYPVLDLTSNNGDGTKTLYYPIYSSRDELFDKVKNYKSFKINDIKYIGFDGWSDKYIPLMVNS
- a CDS encoding DUF5704 domain-containing protein, with product MKKTKHLLIALLVGLLLFFQFPPFSFPTNMVAADTEITPLSYFPDKNNRYFVGMMYFDMWKNTAGEWVTQKKQPNKHMYGEATFTYKFQFPGRKIKSVEASLYEPKINKENLDYKKYFSKSRSDNYEDYRRAISGDSTSNSSKTSNEIRPFQKQGIGTDTTVIPVTVNMLLDAEEPLNIKDESCPTCAKEVEAWRIYQPILFKIELESALIVKHFTTDGKSLNNVFKPIEDELKPNQPYDFTPPTNPKYEYVGYKKSTTGKPPSGDILPGIVPGFTYDGSFEQFTAYLYYKEAQGCPKPGESQEGAPSNCQDNEQPTKGVVCSRPVPGLRLETAELDPVVSAVIKADQRGRERFDVSKGIPTSESLYGHVQAKRYLFQHKFVNMTGQCTYTVNVKREYRLTWRPKKKSRRNETVKRTYTYQIVRPYSYWKIDNLEVYGIKEATLRNYALPNEAITLRPQSYTPPSYIAATQGNFYPLPAPGTVDGGSRSKNGGSSKPSVPDDRSVLKSKAEEAVKEIEVENDTLTFENKIIMNPERVKVNGPKPGVIPSSGAIGADVLYSPNHVIDKHKMNKPNTPSSGDITYAILKGNINGGADKTLPIQGINTVTVHTPVVNLSTVSDDAAHNQKTQPTKGRSALILERPFRVTISTAGPHLNIPGYGDREYAKYVRTKQVRFPFDVYDKGKTHFYPRGTWIDIPVLQLDTDFYLPVWVDEGNYTVEFRTIAENAPDGFTEQHHANTNLAHHVANDVVNIEVIGRMYDFHITDIADYHWERVFRLQKGSPLHSGLSYWTGLGNIDGLPRGNPEPFTLPIRPGSHPFEGYANVAVKTGYHFKFDLKTKGNMFSARDGIRITPSFYWVSKNGRQREEVDLYTHAGSQKFIRVGSAEDREKRYVILNERLRNVPMEEMQNTAAYQYQHGLSEAERSQLTLERYVALYAQRITRSKTWVGRYDWLVLPAAVRTLIGPKTDLPEGVDADRANAAIQRWYGEYSLPADVYAVTKGTDLRNVSRERELNEHTDLFKKTGFIVVRFNLESLRQGDTEHPHLQYINGPLLNQWQLEGYRREIKDPYGHTFHLQDGDIVFYHADQSSRDDFNSFVPH
- a CDS encoding DUF5643 domain-containing protein, whose protein sequence is MQQTNLKSAFLKRVILTTSAFAILGTGAAIPIYMSPIAAAASNTKPAQAASSNLSLTQDGVTLKLGDVLYDGTRLSFSIEREGKNLPEGVMSLYLPEDAKASKNLKKYMVPEKDQKKGYIKRPEILIDGKEFKSLGMFGDKVSQKNAVEAEYNQLDALPDEFEMTIQVGVTRISKPFEFKVPVKKDGNMVSIKPNKTQKSGDFSYTVKQLDLTSRTTRLVLDSEGQVPASTKQTGKYAPSMMYYDIVDDQGKTLQQRRVGFYHSKPRTKYHIDELYSAIGSKPQYVTIKPYTFTVDPSNWSVVGQGKGADGKYKNGDKTYIKELEMTIPVPAQ